From one Bacteroides fragilis NCTC 9343 genomic stretch:
- a CDS encoding TonB-dependent receptor gives MKQQIGRLLSTLLLATFSLGITAGVIQGTIIDKQTKEPLTGATVQIAGTTTGTVADVDGNYTLTLSNGTYTIEVKYIGYKTLRMNEVKVKANATLNFELEVDAQTLDAVTVVARKNLEGEKALLQERQKATLAIENMGAKEMTLKGISNVQDGVKKITGISIASAGQLIVRGLGDRYSTTTLNGLPIASPNPDNKLIPLDLFPASTVKNITVSKVYAAGAFADYSGAHIDISTKENTGSDFFSIGFNVGGRFNTVGKDFYYSDRKGGLFSTGNLRNKDRILAMGKSEFRDYARNNDPFGTNFAISKHRSLPEFGGNLGGGKSWTLPNGNRLSVLASVGVSNENQILKDAYVTTMTAQGTHLDKFNYDSYSSALKIAGLGNIGYSFRQADHINFTVFYARNAINDYMSREGIDAEKNNITSSNSVFHAYSLLNNQLLGHHELTSQWDVNWSASYGLTNSDEPDRRQVVFFRNEGSDKLNLFKLNQTTNRYFGELQEKEIVGDLRTSYKWGDANLIRVGGTYKSKKRDFESVNFYYDINALNADVTNIYDTNGYLNQENIANGTIKANIDAQPRYNYYAGMDVWAGFAEIEYYPMESLLVNVGLRYEQAKQWVRYWTDGGQEKKTNLDKGDFFPALNLKYSLNETNSLRLSVSRTVTRPSFIEMAPFLYQESYGSAYIRGNNELKNAYNYNIDLRYDFFPKRNNGDMFSVTGYFKKLKSPIEQTQESSGGTVIRSFRNAEDGIATGVEIEFRKELFKNFRIGANGSYMYTNVVLPEGGVYTDSERALQGASPFLINADLSYTPQLRGESDLTLALVYNVQGPRIETVGIYGTGNIKQQTLHTMDFIASYAINKHLSLRLQMKDLLNSTIRFKQELPATGQKVEVESFRPGTSAEIGVSYRF, from the coding sequence ATGAAACAACAAATCGGGAGACTTCTCTCCACTCTTCTTCTCGCAACATTTTCCTTAGGAATCACAGCAGGGGTCATCCAGGGAACCATCATTGATAAACAGACCAAAGAACCCCTGACCGGAGCTACCGTACAGATTGCCGGAACCACGACCGGAACCGTAGCCGATGTAGACGGTAACTACACACTGACGCTAAGCAACGGCACCTATACCATTGAAGTGAAATATATAGGATATAAAACACTCCGGATGAATGAAGTGAAAGTGAAAGCCAATGCGACACTGAACTTTGAACTGGAAGTAGACGCGCAAACGCTGGACGCCGTCACCGTAGTGGCCCGGAAAAACCTGGAAGGCGAAAAGGCTTTACTGCAAGAGAGACAGAAAGCAACGCTTGCCATCGAAAACATGGGAGCCAAAGAGATGACCCTGAAAGGTATATCGAACGTACAGGACGGAGTCAAGAAAATAACCGGTATCTCCATTGCAAGCGCCGGACAACTGATAGTACGCGGACTGGGTGACCGGTACAGCACGACCACCCTGAACGGTTTGCCCATCGCCTCGCCCAACCCGGACAACAAGTTGATTCCGCTCGACCTCTTCCCGGCCTCTACCGTAAAGAACATCACCGTCAGTAAAGTATATGCCGCCGGAGCCTTTGCCGACTATTCGGGCGCACATATCGACATCAGCACCAAGGAGAACACGGGAAGTGACTTTTTCTCCATCGGCTTCAACGTGGGCGGACGCTTCAACACTGTCGGAAAAGATTTCTATTATAGCGACCGGAAAGGCGGACTCTTCAGTACGGGAAACCTCAGGAATAAAGACCGGATTCTGGCTATGGGTAAAAGCGAGTTCCGCGATTACGCCCGCAACAATGACCCGTTCGGCACAAACTTCGCTATCAGCAAGCACCGTTCACTACCCGAATTCGGTGGTAACCTGGGAGGAGGCAAGAGCTGGACACTCCCCAACGGAAACCGTCTGAGCGTGCTTGCCTCGGTAGGTGTCAGCAACGAAAACCAAATCTTGAAAGACGCCTACGTGACCACTATGACCGCTCAGGGCACACACCTCGACAAGTTCAATTATGACAGTTATTCCAGCGCACTGAAAATAGCCGGATTGGGCAACATCGGCTACTCGTTCCGGCAGGCGGACCACATCAACTTCACCGTGTTCTATGCACGCAATGCCATCAACGATTATATGTCCCGCGAGGGGATCGATGCCGAAAAGAACAACATCACATCGAGCAACAGCGTTTTCCATGCCTACTCACTACTGAACAACCAGTTGCTGGGACACCACGAACTGACTTCTCAGTGGGATGTAAACTGGAGCGCTTCGTACGGACTGACCAACAGTGACGAACCGGATCGCCGGCAGGTGGTCTTCTTCCGTAACGAAGGCAGCGATAAGCTGAACCTCTTTAAACTCAACCAGACTACCAACCGCTACTTCGGAGAACTGCAAGAGAAAGAGATTGTAGGAGATCTGCGCACCTCGTACAAATGGGGAGATGCGAACCTGATTCGTGTGGGAGGTACTTACAAAAGCAAAAAACGCGACTTTGAAAGCGTGAACTTCTACTACGATATCAATGCCTTGAACGCTGACGTCACCAACATTTATGATACCAACGGATATCTGAATCAGGAAAACATAGCCAACGGGACGATAAAAGCCAACATCGATGCACAGCCCCGTTACAACTACTACGCCGGAATGGATGTGTGGGCAGGGTTTGCAGAAATAGAGTACTACCCGATGGAATCTCTGCTGGTCAACGTGGGACTGCGCTACGAGCAGGCCAAACAATGGGTACGCTATTGGACGGACGGCGGACAGGAGAAGAAAACGAACCTGGACAAAGGCGACTTCTTCCCGGCACTGAACCTGAAGTACAGCCTGAACGAAACCAACAGCCTGCGCCTCTCCGTATCACGCACTGTCACCCGCCCTTCATTTATCGAAATGGCTCCGTTCCTCTACCAGGAATCTTACGGAAGTGCCTATATCCGCGGTAACAACGAACTGAAAAACGCTTATAATTATAACATCGACCTGCGCTATGATTTCTTTCCGAAACGCAACAACGGGGATATGTTCTCTGTCACGGGTTATTTCAAAAAACTGAAATCGCCGATTGAACAGACTCAGGAGTCTTCGGGCGGCACAGTGATCCGCTCTTTCCGCAACGCCGAAGACGGAATAGCCACAGGAGTGGAAATAGAATTCCGCAAAGAACTGTTCAAGAACTTCCGTATCGGAGCCAATGGTTCATACATGTACACAAACGTCGTATTGCCCGAAGGCGGGGTATATACCGACTCGGAACGCGCTCTGCAAGGAGCCTCTCCGTTCCTGATCAATGCAGATCTCAGCTACACTCCTCAACTGAGAGGAGAAAGCGACCTGACACTGGCACTGGTTTACAATGTGCAAGGCCCGCGCATCGAGACAGTAGGTATCTACGGAACAGGTAACATCAAGCAACAGACCCTGCACACGATGGACTTCATAGCAAGCTATGCCATCAACAAACACCTGAGCCTGCGCCTGCAGATGAAAGACTTGTTGAACAGTACCATCCGCTTCAAGCAGGAGCTGCCGGCAACGGGACAAAAGGTGGAAGTAGAATCATTCCGTCCGGGAACCAGTGCAGAAATAGGAGTCTCGTACAGATTCTAA
- a CDS encoding NADH-quinone oxidoreductase subunit N: protein MDYSQFLYMKEELSLIAVILILFVVDLLTCPDQKGATPKVNVRSLTLPAVILMTLHTVINLFPGTPAEAFGGMYQYTPMQTIIKAVLNVGTIIVLLMAHEWLKREDTRIKQGEFYVLTLSTLLGMYFMISAGHFLMFFIGLEMASIPMAALVAFDKYRHHSAEAGAKYILTALFSSALLLFGLSMIYGTSGTLYFNDLPGHITGNMLQIMAFVFFFAGMGFKISLVPFHLWTADVYEGAPTAVTSYLSVISKGSAAFVLMTILMKVFAPMVAQWQEVLFWVTIASITIANLFAIRQQNLKRFMAFSAISQAGYIMLGVIGGSEMGMTALVYYVLVYLAANLGVFAVISIVEQRSNKVEIDDYNGLYKTNPKLAFIMTLALFSLAGIPPFAGFFSKFFIFMAAFNSGFHLLVFIALINTVVSLYYYLLIVKAMYINPNEEPIPTFRSDNYTKVSLVLCTLGIIALGIASCIYQGIDKFSFGMGM, encoded by the coding sequence ATGGATTATTCACAATTTCTATATATGAAAGAGGAGCTGTCACTGATAGCAGTTATCCTCATCCTGTTTGTTGTCGACCTGTTGACCTGTCCGGACCAAAAAGGTGCCACTCCTAAGGTGAACGTCAGGTCGCTCACCTTGCCGGCTGTGATCCTGATGACCCTCCACACCGTAATCAACCTCTTTCCCGGAACTCCGGCAGAGGCTTTCGGCGGAATGTATCAGTACACACCGATGCAAACCATCATCAAGGCAGTGCTCAACGTAGGTACCATCATCGTGCTACTGATGGCCCATGAATGGTTGAAACGCGAAGACACCCGCATCAAGCAGGGAGAGTTCTATGTACTGACACTCTCTACCCTGCTGGGTATGTACTTTATGATTTCTGCGGGACATTTCCTGATGTTCTTCATCGGATTGGAAATGGCAAGTATCCCGATGGCCGCACTGGTGGCATTCGATAAATATCGTCATCACTCCGCAGAAGCAGGTGCCAAGTACATCCTGACCGCACTGTTCTCAAGTGCATTGCTGCTATTCGGTCTTTCAATGATATACGGTACGTCCGGTACGCTCTATTTCAATGACCTCCCTGGACACATCACAGGCAATATGCTTCAGATTATGGCATTCGTGTTCTTCTTTGCCGGAATGGGATTCAAAATCTCATTGGTTCCTTTCCACCTCTGGACAGCCGACGTATACGAAGGAGCGCCTACAGCCGTAACCTCTTATTTAAGTGTGATTTCCAAAGGATCGGCAGCTTTCGTGCTGATGACCATCCTGATGAAAGTGTTCGCACCGATGGTGGCACAATGGCAGGAAGTGTTGTTCTGGGTAACCATTGCTTCCATCACCATTGCCAACCTCTTTGCTATCCGCCAACAGAACCTGAAACGTTTCATGGCATTCTCCGCTATCTCCCAAGCGGGATACATCATGCTGGGTGTCATCGGAGGCAGTGAAATGGGAATGACTGCCCTGGTTTATTATGTACTGGTTTATCTGGCAGCAAACTTAGGTGTATTTGCAGTCATCTCAATTGTGGAACAACGTAGCAACAAAGTGGAGATAGACGACTATAACGGACTGTACAAGACCAATCCCAAACTGGCTTTTATCATGACCCTTGCCCTGTTCTCACTGGCCGGTATCCCTCCGTTTGCGGGTTTCTTCTCAAAGTTCTTCATTTTCATGGCTGCATTCAACAGCGGATTCCATCTATTGGTATTCATTGCCCTGATCAATACAGTCGTATCGCTTTACTACTACTTACTGATTGTAAAGGCCATGTATATCAATCCCAATGAAGAACCGATCCCCACTTTCCGCAGTGATAACTACACCAAAGTGAGTCTCGTACTTTGTACTTTGGGTATCATAGCTCTGGGTATTGCAAGTTGCATCTATCAGGGAATTGACAAGTTCTCATTCGGAATGGGAATGTAA
- the nuoK gene encoding NADH-quinone oxidoreductase subunit NuoK — protein sequence MIHMEYYLVVSTIMMFAGIYGFFTRRNTLAILISVELMLNATDINFAVFNRFLFPGELEGYFFALFSIAISAAETAIAIAIMINIYRNIRSIQVKNLDELKW from the coding sequence ATGATACACATGGAATATTACCTGGTGGTTTCTACCATCATGATGTTTGCGGGAATATACGGGTTCTTCACCCGCCGCAACACACTTGCTATCCTCATCTCTGTAGAACTGATGCTGAATGCTACAGATATCAACTTTGCCGTATTTAACCGTTTCCTTTTTCCCGGAGAGCTCGAAGGGTATTTCTTTGCCCTGTTCTCCATTGCCATCTCGGCAGCGGAAACGGCTATCGCTATCGCCATCATGATTAATATTTACCGGAATATACGTAGTATTCAAGTAAAGAATCTGGATGAATTAAAGTGGTAA
- a CDS encoding sensor histidine kinase encodes MDNDIERFRQMASMAQLGWWEADFTAGHYVCSEYLCDLLGLEGNTISFTDFRKRVREDYQEQIVREFNASIHREFYEQTFPIHSKEGIVWLHTRLGEREEIPGRGVVSFGIMQRVEAPNDTSERVLERVNDLLYRQNSISHSLLRFLKDDSVDLCIMEILKDILDLFHGGRVYIFEYDEYYRYQDCTYEVVAEGVLPEIDSLQRIPTDSLPWWRQQTLSGKPVILDSLDQLPKHAKAEYAILSRQNIKSLMITPLIAGEHVWGYMGIDLVKNYRNWNNEDFQWLSSLANIISICIELRKAKDEAVRERSFLRNLFRFMPMGYIRMTMVRDAAGLPCDYRIADANDLSSELIGMSLSDYVGCLASELHADFKAKVDYLLDVMEGSVHKETDVYFHRTQRSSHCIVYSPEKDEVVALFLDSTETIRAHRALDRSEKLFKNIFANIPAGVEIYDKDGNLLDLNNWDMETFGVKDKADVMGVNFFENPNVPLEIRERVRNEDLVDFRLNYSFNKASDYYHSDKSNIIELYTKVSKLFDSQGNFNGYVLINIDNTERIDAINRIRDFENFFLLISDYAKVGYAKLNLLSKRGYAIKQWFKNMGETEDIPLSSVVGVYDKMHPEDRQKVFDFYEKVLAGEEKDFRSEMRILKPGATNEWNWVRMNVVVTKFEPEHGEVEIIGINYDITELKETEAMLIEAKEKAETMDRLKSAFLANMSHEIRTPLNAIVGFSGLLVDTEDMEERCEYIKIVQENNDLLLQLISDILDLSKIEAGTFEFTYGETDVNMLCEDIVRSSQIKVPQGIELVFDPHPSDCTVISDRNRLHQVISNFVNNALKFTSSGSIHVGYEKKEEGVEFYVSDTGIGISKEQLTHIFERFVKLNSFIHGTGLGLSICKSIVEQLGGVIGVDSEEGKGARFWFTIPYINSEQSIVND; translated from the coding sequence ATGGATAACGATATTGAACGATTTCGGCAAATGGCGTCCATGGCGCAACTCGGATGGTGGGAAGCTGATTTCACAGCCGGGCATTATGTATGCTCAGAATACCTCTGCGATTTATTGGGACTTGAAGGAAATACCATATCTTTTACGGACTTCAGGAAACGGGTGCGTGAGGATTATCAGGAACAGATAGTCCGGGAGTTCAATGCTTCCATCCATAGGGAGTTTTATGAACAGACTTTCCCCATTCACTCCAAAGAGGGAATCGTGTGGTTGCACACCCGTTTGGGGGAGCGTGAAGAAATACCGGGCAGGGGAGTCGTTTCATTCGGTATCATGCAGCGGGTAGAAGCTCCCAATGATACTTCCGAGCGGGTTCTGGAGCGTGTCAACGACTTGCTGTACAGGCAGAACTCCATTTCCCATTCACTCTTACGCTTTCTCAAAGATGATAGTGTGGACCTCTGTATCATGGAGATATTGAAGGATATCCTCGATCTTTTTCATGGGGGACGCGTGTATATCTTTGAATATGATGAATATTACCGCTATCAGGACTGTACCTACGAGGTGGTGGCCGAAGGAGTGTTGCCGGAGATCGATAGCCTGCAACGTATCCCGACTGACAGTTTACCTTGGTGGAGGCAGCAGACCCTGTCGGGTAAACCGGTGATACTGGATTCATTGGACCAGCTTCCGAAACATGCAAAAGCGGAATATGCGATCCTGAGCCGCCAGAACATCAAGTCACTGATGATCACTCCGCTGATAGCCGGCGAACATGTATGGGGGTATATGGGGATCGATCTGGTGAAGAATTATCGCAACTGGAATAATGAAGACTTCCAATGGTTATCGTCTCTTGCCAATATCATCAGCATCTGTATCGAGCTGCGTAAAGCGAAAGACGAAGCTGTGCGCGAACGTTCTTTTTTGCGTAATCTGTTCCGCTTCATGCCGATGGGGTATATACGTATGACTATGGTCCGGGATGCTGCCGGACTACCTTGTGATTACCGGATAGCCGATGCCAATGATTTGAGTTCGGAACTCATAGGAATGTCTCTTTCCGATTACGTGGGATGCCTTGCCAGCGAGTTGCATGCGGACTTTAAGGCCAAGGTGGATTATCTTCTCGATGTGATGGAGGGCAGTGTGCACAAAGAGACTGATGTCTACTTCCATCGCACCCAGCGCAGTTCCCATTGCATCGTGTATTCTCCGGAAAAGGACGAGGTGGTCGCTCTGTTTCTGGACTCTACCGAGACGATTCGTGCCCATAGGGCTTTAGATCGCAGTGAGAAGCTTTTCAAGAATATCTTTGCCAATATTCCCGCGGGAGTGGAGATTTACGATAAGGATGGCAATTTGCTCGACTTGAACAACTGGGATATGGAAACCTTTGGTGTAAAAGATAAAGCCGATGTAATGGGAGTCAATTTCTTTGAGAATCCGAATGTGCCTCTTGAAATCAGAGAACGGGTACGGAACGAAGACCTGGTCGATTTCAGACTGAACTACTCTTTTAATAAGGCTTCCGATTACTACCATTCCGATAAAAGTAATATAATCGAGCTGTATACAAAGGTCAGTAAACTCTTTGACAGCCAAGGGAACTTCAACGGCTATGTGCTGATCAACATCGATAATACGGAGCGTATCGATGCCATTAACCGTATCCGTGATTTTGAGAACTTCTTCCTTTTGATATCGGACTATGCAAAAGTAGGTTATGCCAAACTGAACCTGCTGAGTAAACGTGGCTATGCCATCAAACAGTGGTTTAAGAATATGGGTGAGACGGAGGATATTCCGCTTTCATCCGTTGTGGGCGTTTATGATAAGATGCATCCTGAAGACCGGCAGAAGGTCTTTGACTTTTACGAGAAGGTATTGGCGGGTGAAGAGAAGGACTTCCGTAGCGAAATGCGTATCCTGAAACCCGGCGCTACCAACGAGTGGAACTGGGTACGGATGAATGTGGTAGTGACCAAGTTTGAACCGGAGCATGGGGAGGTGGAGATTATCGGCATTAATTATGATATTACGGAACTGAAGGAGACGGAAGCCATGCTTATCGAGGCGAAAGAGAAAGCGGAAACCATGGATCGGCTGAAGAGCGCTTTCCTGGCGAATATGAGTCACGAGATACGTACACCACTCAATGCGATTGTCGGTTTCTCGGGCCTTTTGGTCGATACGGAAGACATGGAGGAACGCTGCGAATACATCAAGATCGTACAAGAGAATAATGACTTGCTGCTGCAGCTGATCTCGGACATTCTGGACTTATCGAAGATTGAGGCCGGTACGTTTGAGTTCACCTACGGGGAGACGGATGTGAATATGCTTTGTGAAGATATCGTTCGCAGCTCTCAGATAAAGGTTCCCCAGGGAATTGAATTAGTATTCGATCCGCATCCTTCGGATTGCACTGTGATAAGTGACCGGAACCGGTTGCATCAGGTCATCTCCAATTTCGTGAACAATGCCCTGAAGTTTACCTCCTCGGGCAGCATCCATGTGGGATATGAAAAGAAGGAAGAGGGTGTGGAGTTTTATGTAAGCGACACGGGAATCGGAATCTCTAAAGAGCAACTGACGCATATCTTTGAACGCTTTGTGAAGCTGAACAGCTTTATCCACGGAACCGGGCTCGGACTCTCCATCTGTAAAAGTATTGTGGAGCAGCTGGGCGGCGTCATAGGAGTGGACTCGGAAGAAGGGAAAGGGGCCCGTTTCTGGTTCACCATTCCCTATATTAACAGCGAACAGTCAATCGTTAACGATTGA
- a CDS encoding complex I subunit 4 family protein — protein MNFLSLFVLIPLLMLGGLYLAKSIKAIRGVMVAGSTALLILSVVLTFLYLGERQAGATAEMLFRADTVWYAPLHIAYSVGVDGISVAMLLLSAVIVFTGTFASWKLQPLTKEYFLWFTLLSMGVFGFFISIDLFTMFMFYEIALIPMYLLIGVWGSGRKEYAAMKLTLMLMGGSAFLLIGILGIFFGAGGTTMNILEIAQLHNIPFAQQCIWFPLTFLGFGVLGALFPFHTWSPDGHASAPTAVSMLHAGVLMKLGGYGCFRIAMYLMPEAANELGWIFLILTGISVVYGAFSACVQTDLKYINAYSSVSHCGLVLFAILMMNQTAATGAVLQMLSHGLMTALFFALIGMIYGRTHTRDVRELNGLMKVMPFLSVCYVIAGLANLGLPGLSGFVAEMTIFVGSFQNFDVFHRTLTIIACSSIVITAVYILRLVGKILYGTCTNKHHLALTDATWDERFAVICLIICVAGLGMAPFWVSHMIGESVLPVVSHLIP, from the coding sequence ATGAACTTTTTATCCTTATTCGTACTCATTCCTCTGCTGATGCTTGGCGGGTTATACCTTGCCAAAAGCATTAAGGCCATCCGCGGAGTGATGGTAGCGGGAAGTACGGCGTTGCTGATCCTGAGTGTTGTGCTGACGTTCCTTTATTTGGGCGAGCGCCAGGCAGGAGCTACAGCCGAGATGTTGTTCCGTGCCGATACGGTATGGTATGCACCGCTTCACATAGCCTACTCGGTGGGAGTAGACGGAATATCGGTAGCGATGCTGCTGCTTAGCGCTGTCATCGTGTTCACCGGCACCTTTGCCTCCTGGAAGTTGCAGCCGCTGACAAAAGAATATTTCCTGTGGTTCACCCTCCTGTCGATGGGAGTATTCGGTTTCTTTATCTCCATCGACTTATTCACCATGTTCATGTTCTACGAAATCGCATTGATACCGATGTACTTACTCATCGGTGTATGGGGTTCGGGACGCAAAGAATATGCAGCCATGAAGCTGACCCTGATGCTAATGGGTGGTTCGGCATTCTTGCTGATCGGTATTCTGGGTATCTTCTTCGGTGCCGGCGGAACAACCATGAACATTCTTGAAATAGCTCAACTGCATAACATTCCGTTTGCGCAGCAATGCATCTGGTTTCCGCTCACTTTCCTGGGATTCGGTGTGCTGGGAGCACTCTTTCCCTTCCATACCTGGAGTCCTGACGGTCATGCCTCGGCACCGACTGCTGTCTCTATGCTGCATGCCGGCGTATTGATGAAGCTCGGAGGCTACGGTTGTTTCCGCATCGCCATGTACCTGATGCCGGAAGCTGCAAACGAACTGGGCTGGATCTTCCTGATCCTGACAGGTATCTCCGTTGTATACGGTGCTTTCAGTGCTTGCGTACAGACAGACCTGAAGTACATCAACGCATACTCTTCCGTAAGCCACTGCGGCCTTGTGCTCTTCGCTATCCTGATGATGAACCAGACAGCAGCTACCGGAGCGGTGCTTCAGATGCTCAGCCACGGATTAATGACAGCTCTGTTCTTCGCCCTCATCGGTATGATATACGGACGTACCCATACCCGTGACGTACGCGAGCTGAACGGACTGATGAAAGTGATGCCGTTTCTCAGTGTCTGCTATGTGATTGCCGGACTTGCCAACCTGGGTCTTCCGGGACTTAGCGGCTTCGTAGCCGAGATGACTATCTTCGTCGGTTCATTCCAGAACTTCGATGTATTCCATCGTACACTGACCATCATCGCTTGCTCGTCCATCGTGATCACGGCAGTCTATATCCTCCGACTGGTAGGTAAGATTCTATATGGAACGTGTACCAACAAACATCATCTGGCACTGACGGATGCAACCTGGGACGAGCGCTTTGCCGTCATCTGTCTCATCATTTGTGTCGCCGGACTGGGTATGGCTCCTTTCTGGGTCAGCCACATGATTGGCGAGAGTGTATTGCCCGTTGTTTCACACTTAATACCCTAA
- the nuoL gene encoding NADH-quinone oxidoreductase subunit L has protein sequence MEYTILILLLPFLSFLALGIGGKWMSHRTAGTIGTLVLAAVTVLSYVTAVHYFSAPRLADGTFATLIPYNFEWLPFTETLTFNLGILLDPISVMMLIVISTVSLMVHIYSFGYMKGERGFQRYYAFLSLFTMSMLGLVVATNIFQMYLFWELVGVSSYLLIGFYYTRPAAIAASKKAFIVTRFADLGFLIGILIYGYYGGTFGFTPDTVSMLSGGAGMLPLALGLMFVGGAGKSAMFPLHIWLPDAMEGPTPVSALIHAATMVVAGVYLVARMFPLFIEYAPDVLHLIGWVGAFTAFYAASVACVQSDIKRVLAFSTISQIGFMIVALGVCTSSDPHHGGLGYMAGMFHLFTHAMFKALLFLGAGSIIHAVHSNEMSAMGGLRKYMPITHITFLIACLAIAGIPPFSGFFSKDEILAACFQYSPTMGWVMTVIAAMTAFYMFRLYYGIFWGGTAPGQKSTSDDTSHVHTPHESPLTMTVPLIFLAAVTCVAGFIPFGHFISSNGESYTIHLETSVAVTSVVIAVASIVLATCMYLRQQQPLADKLAKRFAGLHRAAYHRFYIDEVYQFITHRIIFRCISTPIAWFDRHVVDGFFNFIAWGTHATSDEIRGLQSGRVQQYAYVFLLGALILILILIL, from the coding sequence ATGGAATATACAATTCTGATCCTTCTTCTCCCCTTCCTCTCCTTCCTGGCATTAGGGATAGGAGGCAAGTGGATGAGCCACCGAACAGCGGGCACCATAGGCACGCTGGTATTGGCAGCAGTGACAGTACTCTCGTACGTCACGGCCGTACATTACTTCTCGGCACCCCGTCTGGCAGACGGAACGTTTGCCACACTCATTCCTTATAACTTTGAATGGCTTCCGTTCACGGAAACACTAACGTTCAACCTGGGCATTTTGCTCGACCCCATCTCGGTGATGATGCTGATCGTAATTTCTACAGTCAGCCTGATGGTACATATCTACTCTTTCGGCTATATGAAAGGCGAACGGGGATTCCAGCGCTACTACGCATTCTTATCCTTATTCACCATGTCTATGCTCGGACTGGTAGTGGCAACCAACATTTTCCAGATGTACTTATTCTGGGAGTTGGTAGGTGTATCTTCTTACCTCCTGATCGGTTTCTACTATACCCGTCCGGCTGCTATTGCCGCCAGTAAAAAAGCATTCATCGTGACTCGCTTTGCCGACCTGGGCTTCCTGATCGGTATCCTGATATACGGATACTACGGAGGTACTTTCGGATTTACTCCCGACACAGTTTCAATGTTGAGCGGTGGCGCCGGTATGTTGCCTCTGGCACTCGGGCTGATGTTTGTCGGCGGTGCCGGCAAGAGTGCCATGTTCCCGTTGCATATCTGGTTACCGGACGCCATGGAAGGTCCGACTCCCGTCAGTGCACTGATTCATGCCGCCACCATGGTAGTAGCCGGCGTTTACCTGGTGGCACGCATGTTCCCGCTTTTCATCGAATATGCTCCGGACGTACTCCACCTGATTGGTTGGGTAGGTGCTTTCACCGCTTTTTATGCTGCCAGCGTGGCTTGCGTACAGAGTGACATCAAGCGTGTACTTGCTTTCTCGACCATCTCACAAATCGGATTTATGATCGTGGCACTGGGTGTTTGTACCTCTTCCGATCCGCATCACGGAGGGTTGGGATACATGGCCGGCATGTTCCACCTTTTCACACACGCCATGTTCAAGGCCTTGCTCTTCCTGGGTGCAGGCAGCATTATCCATGCCGTTCACTCCAACGAGATGTCGGCTATGGGAGGATTACGCAAATACATGCCGATCACGCATATCACCTTCCTGATAGCTTGTCTCGCCATTGCAGGTATTCCTCCGTTCTCGGGTTTCTTCTCCAAAGATGAAATTCTGGCAGCTTGCTTCCAGTATAGCCCGACGATGGGTTGGGTGATGACCGTCATCGCAGCTATGACCGCCTTTTATATGTTCCGTCTCTACTACGGCATCTTCTGGGGTGGCACAGCACCGGGGCAAAAGTCGACAAGCGATGATACAAGCCACGTACATACTCCCCACGAATCTCCCCTGACCATGACTGTTCCGTTAATCTTCCTGGCCGCCGTCACTTGCGTGGCCGGTTTCATTCCTTTCGGACATTTCATCAGCTCCAACGGTGAATCGTATACCATCCATCTTGAGACATCAGTAGCCGTCACAAGTGTAGTGATTGCTGTGGCGTCCATCGTCCTGGCCACTTGCATGTACCTGCGTCAGCAGCAACCTCTGGCAGATAAACTTGCCAAACGTTTTGCCGGACTGCACCGTGCAGCCTATCATCGTTTCTACATCGACGAGGTGTATCAGTTCATCACACACCGGATTATCTTCCGTTGTATCTCTACACCGATCGCCTGGTTCGACCGCCACGTGGTAGACGGATTCTTCAACTTCATAGCCTGGGGTACCCATGCTACAAGCGATGAGATACGGGGATTGCAAAGCGGACGTGTACAGCAATACGCTTATGTATTCCTGCTCGGAGCGCTGATACTTATCTTAATATTAATCTTATAA